A single genomic interval of Oxyura jamaicensis isolate SHBP4307 breed ruddy duck chromosome 26, BPBGC_Ojam_1.0, whole genome shotgun sequence harbors:
- the TREML1 gene encoding trem-like transcript 1 protein isoform X2, with protein sequence MGSFPALLLLLALPGSCMPGEDTQVFLQVEGDSFRANCSYDVHKHLREKKFWCKELSEKYCPVLPLSFPSEEGINPNRARHRPVQLRDFGGGWFSVFMAALRREDSGTYQCGVWVDLKQILLQRIQMVVSPKEPVMIFAKKGKSLFLHCSYSVTVNVGKLQHFMWCKMVSRARCQPIIRANADLSIIKVGRTEMMNDFSWKMIRVWLKNLQLNDSGEYHLESHFQGRNKLLKRIMLKVLGENWKLDASPTDASKKDQRTLYAVMVLSSFLATTALIATVTLLVTSYIRRKRAGKGMDFGRHPDYRKGVLQDGRKKASRTSDGDKNDCTTYAVLRHQPQAKPEDVTYVNVQPSPKVLFHLEEPPGNSVFSGPVEYATVFFRATAPHSGIEKEKNRST encoded by the exons ATGGGCAgttttccagccctgctgctcttgCTGGCACTACCAG gatcGTGCATGCCAGGAGAGGACACACAAGTGTTTCTGCAAGTAGAGGGAGACTCCTTCAGAGCTAACTGTTCATATGATGTGCACAAGCATTTACGTGAGAAGAAATTCTGGTGCAAGGAGctatcagaaaaatattgtcCAGTCTTACCCTTGAGTTTCCCTTCAGAAGAAGGGATTAATCCTAACCGTGCACGGCATCGTCCTGTTCAGCTGAGAGACTTTGGAGGCggctggttttctgttttcatggcaGCACTTCGAAGAGAGGATTCTGGCACGTACCAGTGTGGAGTCTGGGTAGATCTGAAGCAAATTTTGCTGCAAAGAATACAGATGGTGGTTTCACCTAAGG AACCTGTAATGATATTTGCAAAAAAAGGGAAATCCCTGTTCCTTCACTGCTCCTATTCTGTGACAGTCAACGTTGGGAAGCTTCAGCATTTTATGTGGTGCAAAATGGTGTCCCGAGCTAGATGTCAACCTATTATCAGAGCTAACGCTGATCTAAGTATCATTAAAGTAGGAAGGACTGAAATGATGAATGACTTCTCATGGAAAATGATTAGAGTGTGGCTGAAAAATCTCCAGCTTAATGACTCAGGAGAATACCATCTCGAGAGCCATTTCCAAGGGAGAAACAAACTACTGAAGAGGATCATGCTGAAAGTTTTGG gggAAAACTGGAAACTGGATGCCAGCCCCACAGATGCCAGCAAAAAGGACCAGAG GACTCTTTATGCTGTCATGGTGCTGAGTTCCTTCCTGGCTACAACCGCCCTGATTGCTACTGTTACACTCCTTGTCACCAGCTACATCAGAAGGAAAAGGGCAG GAAAAGGGATGGACTTTGGCAGACATCCTGATTACAGAAAAGGAGTGCTGCAG gatggaagaaaaaaagcaagtagAACTTCAGATGGGGATAAGAATGACTGCACAACGTATGCTGTCTTAAGGCACCAACCTCAAGCAAAGCCTGAAGATGTTACATATGTCAACGTACAGCCTTCACCAAAAGTTTTATTCCACCTTGAAGAACCACCAGGGAACTCAGTTTTCTCGGGGCCTGTAGAATACGctactgttttcttcagagcCACGGCTCCACATTCTGGaattgagaaagagaaaaacaggtcCACCTAA
- the TREML1 gene encoding trem-like transcript 1 protein isoform X1, whose amino-acid sequence MGSFPALLLLLALPGSCMPGEDTQVFLQVEGDSFRANCSYDVHKHLREKKFWCKELSEKYCPVLPLSFPSEEGINPNRARHRPVQLRDFGGGWFSVFMAALRREDSGTYQCGVWVDLKQILLQRIQMVVSPKEPVMIFAKKGKSLFLHCSYSVTVNVGKLQHFMWCKMVSRARCQPIIRANADLSIIKVGRTEMMNDFSWKMIRVWLKNLQLNDSGEYHLESHFQGRNKLLKRIMLKVLGENWKLDASPTDASKKDQRTLYAVMVLSSFLATTALIATVTLLVTSYIRRKRAGKGMDFGRHPDYRKGVLQKDGRKKASRTSDGDKNDCTTYAVLRHQPQAKPEDVTYVNVQPSPKVLFHLEEPPGNSVFSGPVEYATVFFRATAPHSGIEKEKNRST is encoded by the exons ATGGGCAgttttccagccctgctgctcttgCTGGCACTACCAG gatcGTGCATGCCAGGAGAGGACACACAAGTGTTTCTGCAAGTAGAGGGAGACTCCTTCAGAGCTAACTGTTCATATGATGTGCACAAGCATTTACGTGAGAAGAAATTCTGGTGCAAGGAGctatcagaaaaatattgtcCAGTCTTACCCTTGAGTTTCCCTTCAGAAGAAGGGATTAATCCTAACCGTGCACGGCATCGTCCTGTTCAGCTGAGAGACTTTGGAGGCggctggttttctgttttcatggcaGCACTTCGAAGAGAGGATTCTGGCACGTACCAGTGTGGAGTCTGGGTAGATCTGAAGCAAATTTTGCTGCAAAGAATACAGATGGTGGTTTCACCTAAGG AACCTGTAATGATATTTGCAAAAAAAGGGAAATCCCTGTTCCTTCACTGCTCCTATTCTGTGACAGTCAACGTTGGGAAGCTTCAGCATTTTATGTGGTGCAAAATGGTGTCCCGAGCTAGATGTCAACCTATTATCAGAGCTAACGCTGATCTAAGTATCATTAAAGTAGGAAGGACTGAAATGATGAATGACTTCTCATGGAAAATGATTAGAGTGTGGCTGAAAAATCTCCAGCTTAATGACTCAGGAGAATACCATCTCGAGAGCCATTTCCAAGGGAGAAACAAACTACTGAAGAGGATCATGCTGAAAGTTTTGG gggAAAACTGGAAACTGGATGCCAGCCCCACAGATGCCAGCAAAAAGGACCAGAG GACTCTTTATGCTGTCATGGTGCTGAGTTCCTTCCTGGCTACAACCGCCCTGATTGCTACTGTTACACTCCTTGTCACCAGCTACATCAGAAGGAAAAGGGCAG GAAAAGGGATGGACTTTGGCAGACATCCTGATTACAGAAAAGGAGTGCTGCA gaaggatggaagaaaaaaagcaagtagAACTTCAGATGGGGATAAGAATGACTGCACAACGTATGCTGTCTTAAGGCACCAACCTCAAGCAAAGCCTGAAGATGTTACATATGTCAACGTACAGCCTTCACCAAAAGTTTTATTCCACCTTGAAGAACCACCAGGGAACTCAGTTTTCTCGGGGCCTGTAGAATACGctactgttttcttcagagcCACGGCTCCACATTCTGGaattgagaaagagaaaaacaggtcCACCTAA
- the LOC118178638 gene encoding LOW QUALITY PROTEIN: triggering receptor expressed on myeloid cells 2-like (The sequence of the model RefSeq protein was modified relative to this genomic sequence to represent the inferred CDS: deleted 2 bases in 1 codon), whose amino-acid sequence MEKLTHLILLLLSASCAADNITLVYGVEGGTISINCTYNPWQQRWREKSWCKQIDETKCQHVVSARRFWLPFLKNRNGTTSISDNVHEGVLTVTMKQLKKQDAGLYQCRTEYLGKKNTLQKVQVKVTAVLETQMPEEPSAEHSISSIHPEADFTVFYVTGGLLAVKFVVAVLIFIISKSGKNRETDQNNSSLNEQRVLPFPGDLVKHARDGISSSLRKLLRAEPRESTAK is encoded by the exons ATGGAGAAGCTCACGCACCTCATCTTGTTGCTTTTGTCAG CATCCTGTGCTGCAGACAACATCACCCTGGTGTACGGAGTGGAGGGGGGGACCATATCTATCAATTGTACCTACAACCCCTGGCAGCAGCGGTGGAGAGAAAAGAGCTGGTGCAAGCAGATCGATGAGACCAAGTGCCAACACGTGGTGAGCGCCCGCCGCTTCTGGCTGCCCTTCCTGAAGAACAGGAACGGCACCACTTCCATCAGTGACAATGTCCACGAAGGGGTCCTGACGGTGACCATGAAGCAACTCAAGAAGCAGGACGCTGGGCTGTACCAATGCAGAACTGAgtacctggggaaaaaaaacaccttacagAAGGTGCAAGTGAAAGTGACAG CTGTCCTGGAAACCCAAATGCCAGAGGAGCCTagtgctgagcacagcatcTCCAG CATCCATCCTGAAGCTGACTTCACTGTCTTCTATGTCACTGGCGGACTCCTGGCTGTCAAATTTGTGGTGGCCGTGTTGATC TTTATCATTAGCAAGAGTGGGAAAAACAGAGAGACAGATCAGAACAACTCAAGCTTGAATGAACAGCGGGTCCTCCCTTTCCCTGGTGACCTCGTAAAGCATGCACGTGATGGAATCAGCTCCTCCTTGAGAAAGCTGCTTAGAGCTGAACCAAGAGAATCGACAGCGAAATAA
- the LOC118178659 gene encoding CMRF35-like molecule 1 yields MHPELILILAVIAKHGEGVPWEGKTSGTSSSGVSGRQEGAPGRRVGTGSVGEAMELRVVLLLPLCFPGLQAQTPEELNQREGSNFSVLCPYPPEAVPWEPKSWCRWTDQGCQHQVAISGTRTESYTAWARQGLITIQDEPRRRIFSITMTDLQVEDSGTYFCAYSQSNVPLKRISLNVFKEFHKWELDSLSVQCPYHEQDYSYRRKAWCRYLRQTDGCELVVSTSTTYIWSINKAQKDRASIQDDIQKRTVTITMEKLQARDSGVYWCAIYTPYTSSPFTRIMEVRLSVAKRPAATTLSVTTGTSQTHPPGNSTQAQLLCSSCFSSNVNNYIIISVVLYLLLLLVLTISITFCIRHHKKLKRRGNRQAEDTCDKPEGTTQLQSTERMGSPKEDSKDLKYVTLDFKLQPSPEEPLYCNVEPNQAPKNPKDETVEYAIIALS; encoded by the exons ATGCACCCTGAGCTCATCTTGATACTCGCTGTCATTGCAAAACATGGTGAAGGAGTTCCGTGGGAAGGCAAAACCTCAGGCACTTCCTCCAGTGGCGTCAGTGGGAGGCAGGAGGGCGCACCGGGCAGACGCGTTGGAACGGGGAGCGTTGG GGAGGCCATGGAGCTGCGAGTCGTCCTCCTGCTGCCGCTCTGCTTCCCAG GTCTCCAAGCACAAACACCTGAGGAGCTGAACCAACGCGAAGGAAGCAATTTCTCTGTCCTGTGTCCTTACCCACCAGAGGCTGTGCCCTGGGAACCGAAATCCTGGTGCCGCTGGACAGATCAAGGATGTCAACATCAAGTGGCAATAAGTGGCACAAGAACAGAGTCATACACAGCCTGGGCCAGACAGGGGCTCATTACCATACAAGATGAGCCCAGACGCAGGATTTTTTCCATCACCATGACTGACCTCCAGGTGGAAGATTCAGGCACCTATTTCTGTGCTTACAGTCAAAGCAATGTTCCACTGAAGAGGATCTCACTGAATGTTTTCAAGG AGTTTCACAAGTGGGAGTTGGACAGTCTCTCTGTGCAGTGCCCGTACCATGAGCAGGATTACAGCTACAGAAGAAAAGCCTGGTGCCGATATCTACGTCAGACTGACGGGTGTGAACTCGTGGTGAGCACAAGTACCACTTATATATGGAGTATCAACAAAGCCCAGAAAGACAGAGCCTCGATCCAGGATGACATTCAGAAAAGGACTGTCACCATCACCATGGAGAAGCTGCAGGCACGGGACTCTGGTGTGTACTGGTGTGCAATCTACACACCCTACACATCCAGTCCATTCACCCGGATAATGGAGGTCCGGCTCTCTGTGGCCAAGC GACCAGCTGCAACAACGTTGTCAGTTACTACAGGCACGAGTCAAACTCACCCTCCAGGCAACAGCACACAAGCACA ACTCCTTTGCTCTTCCTGCTTTAGCTCAAATGTAAACAACTACATCATAATCTCTGTGGTCCTGtacctcctgctgctcctggtaCTTACCATCTCGATAACATTTTGCATCAGGCACCacaaaaagctgaagagaagag GTAACAGACAAGCAGAGGACACCTGTGACAAACCAGAGGGCACAACACAG CTTCAGAGCACCGAAAGAATGGGAAGTCCCAAGGAAGACAGCAAAGACCTAAAATATGTCACCCTGGACTTTAAATTACAACCCAGCCCTGAGGAACCTCTTTATTGTAATGTTGAACCAAATCAGGCTCCCAAGAACCCCAAAGATGAAACTGTGGAATATGCTATCATTGCACTcagttaa